From a single Lewinella sp. LCG006 genomic region:
- a CDS encoding gliding motility-associated C-terminal domain-containing protein, giving the protein MNSILLRFFFLLAVAAFPLSGSTQILAPDFQCVVNDSLFWEPATNSCGPFQAYEVFGSTQVGGPYTLLATITDPAQTVYFHDAANNQVWHYYLTSPHNCPGESLMTSDTLDNLIPLAGPVEYVTVINGEVQISWSPSPSPETIAYVISRNTAMGTTVLDTVYNGTSYIDVTATPGLQSEVYFVVALDACGNKSLVPPAHQTILMGFTAPDACNTGLAMNWSAYQNWGNGVDRYEIFVGVNGSTPVLVGTVSGTQTNFVYDGANDGEELCFFVEGVEGTTEFRSRSNESCATVSILQPIRQIDLLGASVNVDGSVSLEWLWDPSALLIEAFQESNRVNDDNVVVTSLPLSAPLINDNVQQDLSANAQNEAYDYRITATDECGNRIVSNQSTTPFLRGEALASGNRLRWDAYVHSLATDVTFELVKVAGASEITVFSGSETDLQYLDPINPQEESEGSCYFLRVNVTYVLSTGEELSRVITSNTVCLIPSPKVYVPNIFAPEGVNAIFRPQLSFGTLSEYELQIFDRWGGQVFQSNSIDKGWDGKRAGALMPEGVYLYFIRMTPNGGTPIELGGDVMLLR; this is encoded by the coding sequence ATGAACAGTATTCTCCTTCGTTTTTTCTTCCTACTGGCCGTTGCGGCTTTCCCCCTGTCTGGAAGTACCCAAATCCTTGCTCCCGATTTTCAATGTGTCGTCAATGATTCCCTTTTTTGGGAGCCGGCTACCAACTCTTGCGGGCCTTTCCAGGCTTACGAGGTCTTTGGAAGCACCCAGGTCGGTGGCCCTTATACTTTACTTGCAACCATCACAGATCCAGCCCAGACGGTTTATTTTCATGATGCAGCGAATAATCAGGTATGGCATTACTACCTCACCAGTCCACACAATTGCCCTGGAGAATCCTTGATGACTTCAGATACCTTAGATAATTTGATCCCACTTGCTGGACCGGTGGAATACGTGACGGTCATCAATGGAGAAGTCCAAATCAGTTGGAGCCCAAGCCCTTCCCCTGAGACCATTGCCTACGTTATTAGTAGAAATACTGCGATGGGGACTACCGTTCTGGATACAGTGTACAATGGTACAAGCTATATTGATGTAACAGCGACACCAGGTCTACAGTCGGAGGTCTACTTCGTTGTAGCTTTGGATGCTTGTGGAAATAAATCACTGGTTCCCCCGGCGCACCAGACCATCCTCATGGGTTTCACTGCGCCCGATGCTTGTAATACTGGATTGGCGATGAATTGGAGTGCCTACCAAAATTGGGGAAATGGTGTAGACCGCTACGAAATTTTTGTAGGCGTCAATGGTTCCACTCCTGTACTGGTGGGAACCGTGTCAGGTACCCAAACGAATTTTGTTTACGATGGTGCCAATGACGGTGAAGAACTCTGCTTTTTTGTAGAGGGCGTGGAGGGAACGACTGAATTTCGCTCCCGTTCCAACGAAAGCTGTGCTACTGTTAGCATTTTGCAGCCCATTCGCCAGATTGACTTGTTGGGTGCGTCCGTAAATGTGGATGGCTCGGTCAGCTTGGAGTGGTTGTGGGATCCTTCGGCCTTACTCATCGAAGCTTTCCAGGAAAGTAATCGTGTTAATGATGACAATGTTGTTGTCACCAGTTTGCCATTGAGTGCTCCTTTGATCAATGATAATGTGCAACAAGACCTGAGTGCTAATGCACAGAATGAGGCTTATGATTACCGTATTACCGCAACTGATGAATGTGGGAATAGGATCGTTTCCAACCAGAGTACGACGCCGTTCCTACGTGGAGAAGCCCTGGCCAGCGGCAACCGTTTACGCTGGGATGCTTATGTTCATAGTCTAGCAACGGATGTAACTTTCGAGTTGGTTAAGGTCGCGGGAGCTTCGGAGATAACAGTTTTTTCGGGTAGTGAAACCGATTTACAGTACCTCGATCCTATAAACCCCCAAGAAGAAAGCGAAGGAAGTTGCTATTTTCTGAGGGTAAATGTTACGTATGTTTTGTCTACGGGCGAAGAACTCAGCAGGGTTATTACTTCCAATACCGTTTGCCTGATACCTTCCCCCAAAGTATACGTGCCTAATATTTTTGCGCCGGAAGGTGTAAATGCGATCTTCCGTCCACAGTTGTCTTTTGGTACCTTATCGGAATATGAGCTGCAAATTTTTGATCGCTGGGGCGGGCAAGTCTTCCAAAGCAACAGCATTGACAAAGGCTGGGATGGCAAACGAGCAGGAGCGTTGATGCCTGAAGGCGTTTACCTCTACTTCATCCGAATGACACCCAATGGTGGCACTCCCATTGAGTTGGGAGGTGATGTGATGCTCCTCCGTTAG
- a CDS encoding LytR/AlgR family response regulator transcription factor — MRCIIVDDEGMSRIHLAHLCKKIDKVKVVDTFADAMSAYRFLEQETIDLIFLDIEMPDFSGIELVQSLPKPPAIIFITSKEQYAIETFNFIESVVDYLLKPVTLPRLLQAVERYEQRIGTTIVNVPQPLAPVAPSAKTVQENDDYLFVKTERKFVRIDLNELLYVETVGDYSIFKTKDQQFTVHATLKSVKERLSSPNFLKVHRSFIVNLDKIKDIEDSSLLIGDKVIPVSRNHRNRLMERIMPL; from the coding sequence ATGCGGTGTATAATTGTTGATGATGAAGGAATGTCGAGGATACACTTGGCACATCTTTGTAAGAAAATCGATAAAGTAAAGGTCGTAGATACCTTTGCGGACGCCATGTCTGCGTACCGGTTTTTAGAACAAGAGACCATTGATCTCATCTTTTTAGATATTGAAATGCCGGATTTTTCAGGGATAGAGCTGGTGCAAAGCCTGCCCAAACCACCTGCAATTATCTTCATCACTAGCAAGGAACAATACGCAATAGAAACCTTCAATTTTATTGAATCGGTTGTTGATTATTTGCTCAAGCCAGTAACTTTACCTCGTTTGTTGCAAGCCGTAGAACGCTATGAACAAAGAATAGGCACGACCATTGTTAACGTTCCTCAACCCTTGGCGCCTGTTGCGCCATCTGCGAAAACCGTACAAGAAAATGACGACTATCTTTTCGTGAAGACAGAACGAAAATTTGTACGAATCGATCTTAATGAATTGTTGTACGTGGAAACAGTAGGTGATTATTCTATCTTCAAAACAAAAGATCAACAGTTTACCGTACACGCCACCTTGAAAAGTGTTAAAGAGCGTCTGAGTAGTCCCAATTTCCTCAAAGTACATCGCTCCTTTATTGTCAACCTGGATAAAATAAAGGATATCGAAGACAGTAGCTTGCTCATTGGCGATAAGGTGATTCCTGTCAGTAGAAATCATCGTAACCGCTTGATGGAAAGAATTATGCCGCTCTAA
- a CDS encoding response regulator — MFYERDTRVHSMDIFLTTDEALDFSREDDQLTPEVRSPYRKEAPASIAEILPHSTAKVTEGSLPVAATVRGRNTTAPNKSSDKAVSTQESSNALVLSKLTSKNKISGRPLKVLVADDNLLIRTSLLNLLERWELNYCICDNGQAAWQHLQQESFDLVLIDLQMPLMDGHEVVACVRADDDGLNQQVPIVAMAGSTDEKSKKQMMTAGASLFVSKPLDPKVLFQIITELKIIPDHEQASLYTDVIDHEFLREIYDNDTAHLTVMLDLFLKNTPPALSAMEIAANHQNWDELEKAIHKIKPTFAMVGLQKVGELAETLEFKLSNQSTIVYNKIYTDFQKFRKAVDQAIKIISEQHKSIQDIIK, encoded by the coding sequence ATGTTTTACGAAAGAGACACGAGGGTACACTCGATGGACATCTTTCTGACAACCGATGAAGCACTTGATTTTAGTAGAGAGGACGATCAGCTTACGCCTGAAGTACGTTCCCCTTACAGAAAGGAAGCTCCTGCATCGATTGCAGAAATTTTACCACACAGCACTGCAAAGGTAACAGAGGGATCGTTGCCAGTAGCAGCTACCGTACGCGGCAGAAATACTACTGCCCCTAATAAATCATCAGATAAGGCTGTTTCGACTCAGGAAAGTTCCAATGCCTTGGTGCTTTCCAAGCTTACTTCAAAAAATAAAATTTCCGGGCGCCCACTCAAAGTACTGGTCGCAGATGACAATCTGTTAATCCGTACTTCTTTACTTAATCTTCTGGAAAGATGGGAGCTTAATTATTGTATTTGTGACAATGGCCAAGCCGCTTGGCAACACCTCCAGCAAGAAAGTTTTGACTTGGTACTCATTGATCTGCAAATGCCTTTGATGGATGGTCACGAGGTGGTTGCTTGTGTGCGTGCTGATGATGATGGCTTGAATCAACAGGTTCCAATTGTGGCAATGGCTGGTTCAACGGACGAGAAATCTAAAAAGCAAATGATGACCGCAGGAGCGTCCTTGTTTGTCAGTAAGCCATTGGATCCTAAGGTGCTTTTTCAGATTATTACGGAGTTGAAAATTATTCCCGATCATGAACAAGCAAGCTTATACACTGATGTAATCGATCACGAGTTTTTGCGAGAAATTTATGACAACGATACGGCTCACTTGACAGTAATGCTTGATTTATTTTTAAAGAATACTCCTCCTGCCCTTTCTGCTATGGAGATTGCTGCTAACCACCAAAATTGGGACGAATTGGAAAAAGCAATTCATAAAATAAAACCCACTTTTGCCATGGTAGGCTTACAGAAAGTAGGCGAGCTGGCGGAGACCCTTGAATTTAAATTAAGCAACCAAAGTACGATCGTTTACAATAAAATCTACACAGACTTTCAGAAATTTCGTAAAGCTGTTGATCAGGCGATCAAGATCATTTCAGAACAACATAAGTCCATCCAGGATATTATTAAATAG
- a CDS encoding nucleoid-associated protein — MTMTLHQLAIHELVKNADSNEAELRLSDNLLLIDEKAEELVGKLNKTFIQKNEVLNGHLAAPEDALFPGYFHLLEEEKFSAEAFLQFSRDSMQALQLSLQGVVGAKGGYLVYAFYSTGEGAHEQHLLGIFLVRDTNGLVFTTGASGSFQLSPSTYLDIDRMALACRIILRKGEGHEQPHLEVIKHARTQKEISDYFLSWLGIEESVSNKELTHHFLEAVAAAPLPLDEDTGAPMETGVFREQLANFAMKSPGKVINIPAFEEKFYGEEKPIQAYLSAQEVNMQDEFRFDRQAVRDYSFHKFKGQGLYFGCKHAFLLSGEVRVEGEQVIIENPELAEQILAIIQDL, encoded by the coding sequence ATGACGATGACACTGCACCAATTAGCCATCCATGAATTAGTGAAAAATGCTGATAGCAACGAAGCGGAATTGCGGCTAAGCGACAACCTCTTGCTAATTGATGAAAAAGCGGAAGAGCTGGTTGGTAAGTTGAATAAGACCTTTATTCAAAAAAACGAAGTCCTCAACGGTCATCTTGCGGCACCAGAGGATGCACTCTTTCCTGGTTATTTTCATTTGCTGGAAGAAGAGAAGTTTTCAGCGGAGGCCTTTTTGCAATTTTCTCGCGATAGCATGCAAGCCCTACAATTGAGTTTGCAGGGCGTCGTTGGCGCTAAAGGAGGCTACTTGGTATATGCTTTTTACAGTACTGGTGAAGGCGCGCACGAACAGCATTTATTAGGTATCTTTTTAGTGAGAGATACCAACGGACTGGTCTTCACAACGGGGGCAAGTGGTAGTTTTCAACTTAGTCCTTCTACTTATTTGGACATAGACCGCATGGCCCTGGCTTGCCGGATAATACTCAGGAAAGGGGAGGGCCACGAACAACCCCATCTGGAAGTCATCAAACATGCACGTACCCAAAAAGAAATTTCTGATTATTTTCTCAGTTGGTTGGGTATCGAAGAGTCGGTCTCAAATAAAGAATTGACACATCATTTTTTAGAAGCGGTAGCTGCCGCCCCTTTGCCGCTTGACGAAGATACCGGAGCGCCTATGGAAACGGGAGTTTTCCGAGAGCAGTTGGCTAATTTTGCCATGAAAAGCCCAGGAAAGGTCATCAATATCCCCGCATTTGAAGAGAAATTTTACGGAGAAGAGAAACCGATTCAGGCCTACCTCTCCGCCCAAGAGGTGAATATGCAAGATGAATTTCGCTTTGATCGGCAGGCGGTAAGAGATTATAGTTTTCATAAATTCAAAGGGCAAGGCTTGTATTTTGGTTGTAAACATGCCTTCCTTTTATCTGGTGAAGTAAGAGTGGAAGGAGAACAGGTGATTATTGAAAATCCTGAGTTGGCAGAACAAATATTGGCCATCATTCAAGATCTTTAG